One segment of Rhizobium leguminosarum DNA contains the following:
- a CDS encoding ABC transporter substrate-binding protein, giving the protein MLKFLARSTALVAMIAISSPAHAETLKMWGPEQITEPLVAQLWNGIKADFEKANPGVTVEFMPPTGTISNGAVQAAIQSDAGPDVILTNSGIGRISVVRNAKQVMPLTEQYEKRGWKDEIYPWLYTELKGQFGGEIYEVPDGLDALGIWYHKDIFEKAGWTIPATWTEFEALMKSIHETGLQPIAIGPRTTGSAGHLFGNLLQSASGKEVIGKALRREIAWDDPSVAAGAIRLQKLVEAGYIKKEMAGLDLDGASRLWFNKRAAMFVAGPWFTANARKAGYDLTNAGYAPMPSDIKGAAMPTGGVGWSWLVPVNSRQPELAVKWIDFMLSDAVMKKRAQDPASTMIYPREIPGVEPPTPVLKDIFAAAAGGVGYNPSVYLPGTVLDTYFQVIQGLISGQIGGEDGMKQIQAKMAEAK; this is encoded by the coding sequence ATGCTGAAATTTCTTGCCCGCAGCACGGCGCTAGTGGCGATGATCGCCATAAGTTCGCCGGCGCATGCCGAAACCCTGAAGATGTGGGGTCCCGAGCAGATCACCGAACCGCTGGTCGCGCAGCTGTGGAACGGCATCAAGGCCGATTTCGAAAAGGCCAACCCCGGCGTGACTGTCGAGTTCATGCCGCCGACAGGGACGATCAGCAACGGCGCGGTGCAGGCGGCAATCCAGTCGGATGCCGGCCCTGACGTGATCCTCACCAATTCCGGCATCGGCCGCATCAGCGTCGTCAGGAATGCCAAGCAGGTCATGCCGCTCACCGAGCAATATGAAAAGCGCGGCTGGAAGGATGAGATCTATCCCTGGCTCTACACCGAGCTGAAGGGCCAGTTCGGCGGCGAGATCTACGAAGTTCCCGACGGTCTCGATGCGCTTGGCATCTGGTATCACAAGGATATTTTCGAAAAGGCCGGCTGGACGATCCCAGCGACCTGGACCGAATTCGAAGCGCTGATGAAATCGATCCATGAGACCGGCCTGCAGCCGATCGCCATCGGTCCTCGCACGACGGGCAGCGCCGGCCACCTCTTCGGCAATCTGCTGCAATCTGCGAGCGGCAAGGAGGTGATCGGCAAGGCGCTGCGCCGTGAGATCGCCTGGGACGATCCCTCGGTCGCCGCCGGCGCCATCCGGCTGCAGAAGTTGGTCGAGGCAGGTTACATCAAGAAGGAAATGGCGGGCCTCGATCTCGATGGCGCTTCGCGCCTCTGGTTCAACAAGCGCGCGGCCATGTTCGTTGCCGGCCCGTGGTTCACCGCCAATGCCCGCAAGGCAGGCTATGACCTCACTAACGCCGGTTACGCGCCCATGCCTTCCGACATCAAGGGTGCGGCGATGCCGACCGGCGGTGTCGGCTGGAGCTGGCTGGTGCCGGTCAATTCCAGGCAGCCGGAACTCGCAGTGAAGTGGATCGACTTCATGCTGTCGGATGCGGTGATGAAGAAACGCGCGCAGGATCCGGCAAGCACGATGATCTATCCGCGCGAAATCCCGGGCGTCGAGCCGCCAACCCCTGTGCTGAAGGATATCTTCGCCGCTGCCGCCGGCGGCGTCGGCTACAATCCGAGCGTCTATCTGCCCGGCACCGTGCTCGACACCTACTTCCAGGTCATCCAGGGCCTGATCTCCGGCCAGATCGGCGGCGAGGACGGCATGAAGCAGATCCAGGCGAAGATGGCAGAGGCGAAATAG
- a CDS encoding GntR family transcriptional regulator, translating to MNAPRHLTLRERIYEEIVRLIVSGELPSGVSIDEKELTERLQVSRTPFREAIGTLAKEGLIEIKPYRGFFVRSFTPKEIDDLYDLRKTLECFAVELAVPQMSDRHIAGFERILDEAVAALRRGDMETYGIRDKEFHETIAELSGSAPLIETLARLALQIQICRSIANESRDLAERAAEERDQILQAFRARDIARAKALMHAHISDVQQAVMARFQKENPAR from the coding sequence ATGAACGCACCGCGCCACCTCACCCTTCGCGAGCGGATCTACGAGGAAATCGTTCGCCTGATCGTCTCCGGCGAGCTGCCGAGCGGCGTCTCGATCGACGAGAAAGAACTGACGGAACGCCTGCAGGTGAGCCGCACGCCGTTTCGCGAAGCGATCGGCACGCTCGCCAAGGAGGGCCTGATCGAAATCAAGCCTTATCGCGGCTTCTTCGTGCGCAGCTTCACGCCGAAGGAGATCGACGACCTCTACGATCTGCGCAAGACGCTCGAATGCTTCGCCGTCGAACTCGCCGTTCCGCAGATGAGCGATCGGCATATCGCCGGCTTCGAGCGCATCCTGGATGAGGCGGTGGCAGCACTCCGCCGCGGCGACATGGAGACATACGGCATTCGCGACAAGGAATTTCACGAGACCATCGCCGAGCTTTCGGGAAGCGCGCCGCTGATCGAAACGCTGGCGCGGCTCGCGCTGCAGATCCAGATCTGCCGCTCGATCGCCAATGAGAGCCGCGATCTGGCCGAGAGGGCAGCCGAGGAGCGCGATCAGATCCTGCAGGCTTTCAGGGCGCGCGACATCGCGCGCGCCAAGGCCCTGATGCACGCGCATATCAGCGATGTCCAGCAAGCCGTCATGGCACGGTTTCAGAAGGAGAATCCGGCGCGCTAG
- a CDS encoding Tm-1-like ATP-binding domain-containing protein yields MGKVYIVGTCDTKGAELNYAKQVVLSAGADAVLVDVGTVGEGAGADIQAREVAEFHPEGTAAVLGQTDRGTAVSAMAKALTAFLKSRNDIGAVLGLGGTGNTALVTEAMRALPIGVPKLMVSTVASGNVAPYVGPNDLTMMYSVVDVAGLNAISRRVIGNAGNAAAGMARNTIPASRDDRPGIGMTMFGVTTSCVTQIREMLGKTHEIYVFHATGVGGQSMEKLVDSGLLQGVIDVTTTEVPDLLIGGVFPATEDRFGAIIRTGLPYIGSVGAVDMVNFGAHETVPAPFRDRKLHVHNAQVTLMRTTPKENRRIGAFIVERLNRMQGSVRFLLPLQGVSAIDAAGQPFHDPEADEALFSAIRAGWRDAPNRRLVEIDAHINSAEFAAALVASFHEIHA; encoded by the coding sequence ATGGGAAAGGTCTATATCGTCGGCACCTGCGACACCAAAGGCGCTGAACTGAACTATGCCAAACAGGTGGTTCTGTCGGCCGGAGCCGATGCCGTGCTGGTCGATGTCGGCACGGTTGGGGAAGGCGCCGGCGCCGATATCCAGGCGCGCGAAGTCGCCGAATTTCATCCCGAGGGTACTGCGGCCGTGCTCGGGCAGACCGATCGGGGAACGGCGGTTTCGGCCATGGCCAAGGCGCTGACGGCCTTCCTGAAATCGCGCAACGACATCGGTGCCGTCCTTGGCCTTGGCGGAACCGGCAATACCGCGCTGGTGACAGAGGCGATGCGGGCACTTCCCATCGGTGTGCCGAAACTGATGGTCTCAACGGTCGCCTCGGGCAATGTGGCGCCCTATGTCGGACCGAATGATCTCACCATGATGTATTCGGTCGTCGACGTCGCCGGCTTGAACGCGATCTCGCGCAGGGTGATCGGCAATGCCGGAAATGCGGCAGCCGGCATGGCCCGCAACACCATCCCCGCCTCTAGGGATGATCGCCCGGGCATCGGCATGACCATGTTCGGCGTCACCACCTCCTGCGTCACCCAGATCCGCGAGATGCTTGGCAAGACGCATGAAATCTACGTCTTCCATGCGACTGGGGTCGGTGGCCAGTCGATGGAGAAACTTGTCGATTCCGGCCTGCTGCAGGGTGTAATCGACGTGACGACGACTGAGGTTCCCGACCTTCTCATCGGCGGCGTCTTTCCGGCGACCGAAGATCGCTTCGGCGCCATCATCCGCACCGGTCTGCCCTATATCGGCTCGGTCGGCGCCGTGGATATGGTAAATTTCGGCGCGCACGAAACCGTGCCGGCGCCTTTCCGCGACCGTAAGCTTCACGTCCACAATGCGCAGGTGACCCTGATGCGCACCACCCCGAAGGAAAATCGCAGGATCGGTGCCTTCATCGTCGAACGGCTCAACCGGATGCAGGGTTCGGTTCGCTTCCTGCTGCCGCTTCAGGGCGTTTCGGCAATCGATGCTGCCGGTCAGCCATTCCATGACCCCGAAGCCGACGAGGCGCTGTTTTCCGCCATTCGCGCCGGCTGGCGCGATGCGCCAAACAGGCGCCTCGTCGAGATAGACGCCCATATCAACAGCGCGGAATTTGCCGCGGCACTCGTTGCCAGCTTCCATGAGATCCATGCCTGA
- a CDS encoding phosphoenolpyruvate hydrolase family protein has protein sequence MPEERVLTRINRDDILSKLRRKIADGRPIIGGGAGTGLSATSEEAGGIDLIVIYNSGRYRMAGRGSLAGLLAYGNANEIVKEMGREVLPVVRHTPVLAGVNGTDPFMLPDHFLDELKAMGFAGIQNFPTVGLIDGTFRANLEETGMGFDLEIDIIARANAKDMLTTPYVFSSKDAIAMTRAGADIVVCHLGLTTGGAIGAETALTLDGCVEKINEWSDAARSVRGDVIVLCHGGPIAMPADAAYVLARCKGSHGFYGASSMERLPTEVAIRAQVEQFATI, from the coding sequence ATGCCTGAGGAGAGAGTTTTGACCCGCATCAACCGAGACGACATTCTGAGCAAGCTTCGCCGCAAAATCGCCGATGGCCGGCCGATCATCGGCGGAGGCGCCGGCACCGGTCTTTCTGCCACGAGCGAGGAAGCCGGTGGCATCGACCTGATCGTCATCTACAATTCCGGCCGTTACCGCATGGCCGGGCGCGGCTCGCTTGCCGGCCTGCTCGCCTATGGCAATGCCAACGAGATCGTCAAAGAAATGGGCCGCGAGGTCCTGCCGGTCGTGCGCCACACGCCGGTGCTCGCCGGTGTCAACGGCACCGATCCCTTCATGCTGCCCGATCACTTCCTCGACGAGCTGAAGGCAATGGGTTTTGCCGGCATCCAGAACTTTCCGACCGTCGGGCTGATCGACGGAACGTTCCGCGCCAATCTCGAAGAGACCGGCATGGGCTTCGATCTGGAAATCGATATCATCGCCCGCGCCAACGCCAAGGATATGCTGACGACGCCCTATGTCTTCAGCAGCAAGGACGCCATTGCCATGACCAGAGCCGGCGCGGACATCGTGGTCTGCCATCTCGGTCTGACCACGGGCGGTGCGATCGGTGCCGAAACGGCGCTGACACTCGACGGATGCGTGGAGAAGATTAACGAATGGTCGGATGCCGCAAGGTCGGTACGCGGGGATGTCATCGTGCTCTGCCATGGCGGTCCGATCGCCATGCCTGCTGATGCGGCCTATGTGCTCGCCCGCTGCAAGGGTTCCCACGGCTTTTACGGCGCGAGTTCAATGGAGCGATTGCCGACCGAGGTTGCGATCCGGGCGCAGGTCGAACAATTCGCGACGATATAG
- a CDS encoding NAD(P)-dependent oxidoreductase: MAPGNSSNLMMSLIEVHMPNFAIIGSGAMGSAVAKRLIDHGATVLTDLEGRSEQTIARAKAAGMVPVGRQELTKAELILSIVPPAEAIKVAELVADISSGMPAPPPFIDLNAIAPKTMQALAARFEGSSVEVLDGAIIGGPPVPGKSGPTIYISGDIAERSRPLEDCGLRIRRLDGPLGAASALKMCYAGINKGFVGLGTAMLLAASRSGAAESLKAELSESLPDIDRRLSGSIPDMYPKAYRWVAEMQEIADFLGEDDPAATIFRGMADVFSRMATDVKGSRVLVEQLDEIIAHSGIDN, from the coding sequence ATGGCCCCCGGCAACAGTTCTAATCTGATGATGTCATTGATTGAGGTTCACATGCCGAATTTTGCGATTATCGGATCGGGCGCGATGGGAAGTGCCGTCGCCAAACGGCTGATCGACCACGGCGCCACGGTGCTGACTGACCTCGAGGGCAGGAGCGAGCAGACGATAGCGCGGGCAAAGGCAGCCGGCATGGTGCCGGTCGGCCGCCAGGAGCTGACGAAGGCCGAGCTGATCCTGTCGATCGTTCCACCGGCGGAGGCGATCAAGGTCGCCGAACTCGTCGCGGACATATCGTCTGGGATGCCGGCGCCGCCGCCCTTCATCGACCTCAACGCGATTGCGCCGAAAACCATGCAGGCTTTGGCGGCACGGTTCGAAGGCAGCAGCGTCGAGGTGCTTGACGGTGCGATCATCGGCGGGCCGCCGGTCCCCGGCAAATCAGGTCCGACCATCTATATCAGCGGCGATATCGCGGAGCGAAGCAGGCCGCTCGAGGATTGCGGCCTGCGGATCCGCCGGCTCGACGGACCGCTCGGCGCCGCCTCGGCACTGAAGATGTGTTATGCCGGCATCAACAAGGGATTTGTCGGCCTTGGCACCGCCATGCTGCTTGCCGCATCGCGTTCCGGTGCGGCCGAAAGCCTGAAAGCCGAGCTTTCCGAAAGCCTTCCCGACATCGATCGCAGGCTGTCGGGATCCATACCCGACATGTATCCGAAAGCCTATCGGTGGGTTGCCGAAATGCAGGAGATTGCCGATTTCCTTGGCGAAGATGATCCGGCCGCGACCATCTTCCGCGGCATGGCGGACGTCTTTTCCAGGATGGCGACCGACGTGAAGGGCAGCCGCGTGCTCGTCGAGCAGCTGGATGAGATCATCGCGCACTCCGGAATAGACAACTGA
- a CDS encoding chaperone modulator CbpM, with amino-acid sequence MDDLEFRLYLKIDIVQLDLWIEQGWLIPETSGGQRQFRDADVARARLILDLMGNMGVNEAGVDIVMELIDELHGLRGTMGKLMTAIGKQERDVQRRLFESLEEIDRF; translated from the coding sequence ATGGATGATCTCGAATTCCGTCTTTACTTGAAAATCGACATCGTCCAGCTCGACCTCTGGATCGAACAGGGTTGGCTGATCCCGGAGACATCAGGCGGCCAGAGGCAATTTCGCGACGCCGACGTCGCACGCGCCCGGCTGATCCTGGACCTCATGGGAAACATGGGTGTCAACGAAGCCGGCGTCGATATCGTCATGGAGCTGATCGACGAGTTGCACGGCCTGCGGGGAACGATGGGCAAGCTGATGACCGCCATCGGCAAGCAGGAGCGGGATGTTCAGCGCCGGCTGTTCGAGAGCCTCGAGGAGATCGACCGGTTTTAG
- a CDS encoding phosphatidate cytidylyltransferase, translating to MTSLFSIVLAAILGLLAVASAIGFILQRRATEPGSVATVQNLNARIRSWWIMVAVFGGAILLGDTATVILFAFLSFMALREFWTLTPSRRGDHLALFLSFFVVLPLHYVLLGTEWYGLFAIFIPVYAFLILPAVATLTGDVNEFLARSARVQWGLMLTVYSISHAPALLMLETGTPSALLLVYLVVVVQLSDVFQYVWGKLLGKHRFSPNISPSKTIEGLVGGGASAILVGTLLYRLTPFSPLQAAAISTVIVVAGFFGGFVLSAIKRDLNAKDWGYVIEGHGGVLDRLDSITFAAPLFFHIVRYWFTT from the coding sequence ATGACCAGTCTGTTCTCCATCGTGCTGGCCGCGATCCTCGGCCTGCTTGCCGTCGCCTCGGCCATCGGTTTCATCCTTCAGCGGCGTGCGACCGAGCCCGGCTCCGTCGCCACCGTCCAAAATCTCAACGCCCGTATCCGCTCCTGGTGGATCATGGTCGCAGTGTTCGGCGGGGCAATCCTGCTCGGCGACACGGCCACGGTCATCCTGTTCGCATTCCTATCCTTTATGGCGCTTCGCGAATTCTGGACCCTGACACCATCGCGGCGCGGCGATCACCTGGCGCTTTTCCTGTCCTTCTTCGTTGTGCTGCCGCTGCATTACGTGCTGCTCGGAACGGAATGGTACGGCCTGTTTGCGATCTTCATCCCGGTCTATGCCTTCCTGATCCTGCCGGCGGTGGCGACCTTGACGGGTGACGTCAACGAATTCCTCGCCCGCAGCGCCAGGGTGCAATGGGGATTGATGCTGACGGTCTATTCGATCAGCCACGCTCCCGCCCTGCTCATGCTCGAGACCGGCACGCCGTCGGCGCTCCTCCTCGTCTATCTGGTCGTGGTCGTGCAGCTCAGCGACGTCTTCCAGTATGTCTGGGGCAAGCTCCTCGGAAAGCACCGTTTCTCGCCGAATATCAGCCCGTCGAAGACGATCGAAGGGCTGGTCGGAGGCGGCGCTTCGGCCATTCTCGTCGGAACACTGCTATATCGCCTGACGCCGTTTTCGCCGCTGCAGGCCGCAGCCATCAGTACGGTCATCGTCGTCGCCGGTTTCTTCGGCGGCTTCGTGCTCTCGGCCATCAAGCGCGATCTCAATGCCAAGGACTGGGGCTATGTGATCGAGGGCCATGGCGGCGTGCTTGACCGCCTGGACTCCATCACCTTCGCCGCACCGCTGTTCTTCCACATCGTCCGCTATTGGTTCACCACGTAG
- a CDS encoding lysophospholipid acyltransferase family protein, giving the protein MIALIRRLLVLFVRILVGARSEWRGCAPDPSRRIYFANHNSHIDTVAVMAALPWPVRRLTHPVAARDYWGTSALRRFIAEKCLRAVLIDRKPAPDSNPLEPLERLLEEGRSILIFPEGTRSATDEIAPFRSGIYRLACRFPDVDLVPIHLDNLQRILPKGSMLIVPITCTARFGKPLRVEPGEEKDSFLARARAAVIELADGGHTA; this is encoded by the coding sequence ATGATCGCGCTCATCCGTCGCCTTCTCGTGCTGTTCGTCCGTATCCTGGTCGGCGCCCGAAGCGAGTGGCGGGGCTGCGCCCCCGATCCCAGCCGCCGCATCTATTTCGCCAATCACAACAGCCATATCGATACTGTCGCCGTCATGGCCGCCCTGCCGTGGCCGGTGCGCCGGCTGACCCATCCGGTCGCCGCACGAGACTATTGGGGAACGAGCGCACTTCGCCGCTTCATCGCGGAGAAATGCCTGCGCGCCGTCCTGATAGACCGCAAGCCTGCGCCGGACAGCAACCCGCTGGAGCCTCTCGAGCGCCTGCTCGAGGAAGGCCGTTCGATCCTGATTTTTCCTGAGGGAACGAGAAGCGCCACCGATGAGATCGCCCCGTTCCGCAGCGGCATCTATCGCCTCGCCTGCCGTTTTCCGGATGTCGATCTCGTACCGATCCATCTCGACAACCTTCAGCGCATCCTGCCGAAGGGAAGCATGCTGATCGTCCCGATCACCTGCACGGCGCGCTTCGGCAAACCGCTCCGCGTCGAACCGGGCGAGGAAAAGGACAGCTTCCTGGCTCGCGCGCGCGCCGCGGTCATTGAACTCGCAGATGGGGGGCATACCGCATGA
- a CDS encoding CDP-alcohol phosphatidyltransferase family protein — translation MGDEEGASRRPIASRSSSWAIGLSAWLARSGATPNGISLLSIVFAGIGVALIVFTTHPIAMVCAAISVQLRLVCNLLDGMVAIEGGKKTMSGPLYNEFPDRVADSLFLVAAGYACGFGWLGWLAALLAALTAYIRVFGGSVGLPQDFSGVMAKQRRMAVLTAGLLAQSVETLISGGHWSLILACAVIAAGSLVTCITRTITLARSLERL, via the coding sequence ATGGGGGATGAAGAGGGCGCCTCGCGGCGACCGATCGCGAGCCGGTCGTCGTCCTGGGCCATCGGCCTTAGCGCATGGCTGGCGCGGAGCGGCGCGACACCGAACGGCATTTCGCTTTTATCGATCGTATTCGCGGGTATAGGCGTAGCACTCATCGTTTTTACAACACATCCGATTGCCATGGTCTGCGCCGCGATCTCGGTGCAACTGCGGCTCGTCTGCAATCTGCTGGACGGAATGGTCGCGATCGAAGGCGGCAAGAAAACCATGAGCGGGCCGCTCTATAATGAATTTCCCGACCGGGTCGCCGACAGCCTGTTTCTCGTCGCGGCTGGCTATGCCTGCGGCTTTGGCTGGCTCGGCTGGCTGGCTGCGCTGCTCGCCGCACTCACCGCCTATATCAGGGTCTTCGGAGGATCGGTCGGTCTTCCCCAGGACTTCAGCGGCGTCATGGCCAAGCAGCGCCGCATGGCGGTGCTGACGGCGGGCCTCCTCGCCCAGAGCGTCGAGACGCTGATATCAGGCGGCCACTGGTCGCTGATCCTGGCATGCGCGGTCATCGCGGCCGGCAGCCTTGTCACCTGCATCACACGCACGATAACGCTTGCCCGTTCGCTGGAGAGACTATGA
- a CDS encoding BMP family protein, whose amino-acid sequence MTKGILISRRAVIASSIALGVSGFAPLARAAAPLKVAGIHASPVENAWNSCLHKALQDAAKEGVIEYVFSEGVSGTDYPRAMREYAEQGNKLIIGEAYAVEKEARQVAADYPDTAFVLGSSGEQAGDNFGVFGTWNHDGAYLAGMLAGKMTKSNVVGSVGAIPIPEVNMLINAFAAGVKAVNPEAKHLVSFIGTFFDPPKAREAGLAQIDAGADILFGERIGTADAAKERGIKSVGSLIDYTPRYPDTVFANAMWYFRPILDAAIADVAAGKPVGRNYTSYGLMKEGGSDIVFVKGVAPAEAEAAMEAKRAEIKAGTFEVPKMMDEPK is encoded by the coding sequence ATGACCAAAGGTATCCTGATTTCACGCCGGGCAGTGATCGCGTCGAGCATTGCGCTTGGGGTCAGCGGCTTTGCCCCGCTGGCAAGGGCGGCTGCGCCGCTGAAGGTTGCCGGCATTCATGCGTCGCCGGTCGAAAATGCCTGGAACTCCTGTCTGCACAAGGCCCTGCAGGACGCGGCCAAGGAAGGCGTCATCGAATATGTCTTCTCCGAAGGCGTCTCCGGCACCGATTATCCGCGCGCCATGCGCGAATATGCCGAACAGGGCAACAAGCTGATCATCGGCGAGGCCTATGCGGTGGAGAAAGAGGCCCGGCAGGTCGCGGCCGACTATCCCGACACCGCTTTCGTGCTGGGTTCGAGCGGTGAGCAGGCCGGCGACAATTTCGGCGTCTTCGGCACCTGGAACCATGACGGCGCCTATCTTGCCGGCATGCTGGCGGGCAAGATGACCAAGTCGAATGTCGTCGGTTCGGTCGGCGCCATTCCGATCCCCGAGGTCAACATGCTGATCAATGCGTTCGCGGCGGGCGTCAAGGCTGTCAATCCAGAAGCAAAACACCTCGTCTCGTTCATCGGCACCTTCTTCGATCCGCCGAAGGCCCGCGAAGCCGGTCTTGCCCAGATCGACGCCGGCGCCGACATTCTGTTCGGCGAGCGTATCGGCACGGCCGATGCCGCCAAGGAGCGCGGCATCAAGTCGGTCGGCTCGCTGATCGACTATACGCCGCGTTATCCCGATACGGTGTTTGCCAACGCCATGTGGTATTTCCGGCCGATCCTGGACGCTGCGATCGCCGATGTCGCTGCCGGAAAACCGGTCGGCAGAAACTACACGTCCTACGGCCTGATGAAGGAAGGCGGCAGCGACATCGTCTTCGTGAAGGGCGTGGCGCCTGCTGAAGCCGAGGCTGCGATGGAGGCCAAGCGAGCGGAGATCAAGGCCGGCACCTTCGAAGTTCCGAAGATGATGGACGAGCCGAAGTAA
- a CDS encoding amidase, with the protein MRGDATDLAAAIRYGKLSAAEAMQASLESAARQQPLGAIAYLDAAMGFASADDRDSERRSAPDRFAARPFAGVPTLAKDLGGPFAGLPVTAGSRLFARKGGEADSDLAARFRDAGFCLFGLTTSPEFGLSLASEPAIGPICRNPLDPARTAGGSSGGAAAAVAAGIVAIAHATDAGGSIRVPAACCGLVGMKPTRGAIPGGPSFGNHLAGIASELAVCRSARDTARIFDRLSGKSRGPFPDPSLVDSDNGRLRIGLLADTGSDYPTEGDRLAAVEAAARALESDGHEIVPLAWAEFEWSVAASGRAFADIVSVNLAALIEAAALDESRAEPLTQAFAARGRALPATSLWNALNEAVLVSRKLWVLFDRVDCILMPMLSSAPLVIGSFPSDHADTDLHLERMTAFAPLACLANISGFPALTLPFGQDEHAMPLPVQIMAAMGHEPRLLSLAARLEAERRWQHRFPVAGLPS; encoded by the coding sequence ATGCGTGGCGATGCGACGGATCTGGCGGCAGCGATCAGGTATGGCAAGCTGAGCGCTGCGGAGGCGATGCAGGCTTCTCTTGAGTCCGCTGCGCGGCAGCAACCGCTCGGCGCCATCGCCTATCTCGATGCTGCCATGGGCTTCGCTTCGGCCGACGATCGCGACAGCGAGCGCCGGAGCGCGCCCGATCGCTTTGCCGCCAGGCCCTTTGCCGGCGTGCCGACCTTGGCGAAGGATCTTGGTGGCCCCTTTGCCGGGCTGCCGGTCACGGCCGGTTCCCGTCTCTTCGCAAGAAAAGGCGGCGAAGCGGACTCCGATCTGGCTGCCCGTTTCCGCGACGCCGGCTTTTGCCTCTTCGGCCTGACGACGAGTCCGGAATTTGGCCTGTCGCTCGCCAGCGAACCGGCGATCGGGCCGATCTGTCGCAATCCACTCGATCCGGCACGAACCGCGGGCGGCTCCTCCGGCGGGGCGGCGGCAGCGGTCGCCGCCGGGATCGTCGCGATTGCGCATGCCACCGATGCCGGCGGTTCGATCCGTGTGCCCGCCGCCTGCTGTGGCCTTGTTGGAATGAAGCCGACACGCGGCGCCATCCCGGGCGGGCCATCTTTCGGCAACCACCTTGCCGGCATTGCGAGTGAACTCGCGGTCTGCCGTTCGGCGCGGGATACGGCGCGGATTTTCGACAGGCTGAGCGGCAAATCACGAGGACCTTTTCCCGACCCCTCCCTTGTCGATAGCGACAACGGCCGACTGCGGATCGGCCTGCTGGCCGATACCGGGTCGGACTACCCGACGGAGGGCGATCGGCTCGCAGCAGTGGAAGCTGCGGCCCGTGCGCTGGAGAGCGACGGACACGAAATCGTTCCACTGGCCTGGGCCGAATTCGAATGGAGCGTCGCTGCCAGTGGCCGCGCCTTCGCCGATATCGTCTCCGTCAACCTTGCAGCGCTCATCGAGGCTGCGGCGCTTGATGAAAGCAGGGCTGAGCCACTGACGCAGGCCTTTGCGGCGCGCGGACGGGCGCTTCCGGCGACATCGCTCTGGAACGCGCTGAACGAGGCCGTCCTGGTGAGCCGTAAGCTCTGGGTGCTATTCGACAGGGTCGATTGCATCCTGATGCCGATGCTGTCTTCCGCGCCTCTTGTGATCGGCTCCTTTCCGTCCGATCATGCCGATACGGATCTGCATCTCGAGCGGATGACGGCATTTGCGCCGCTTGCCTGCCTCGCCAATATTTCGGGTTTTCCTGCTTTGACACTGCCTTTCGGACAGGACGAACACGCCATGCCGCTGCCGGTGCAGATCATGGCGGCGATGGGTCACGAGCCGCGTCTGCTGTCGCTTGCCGCCCGCCTGGAGGCCGAGAGGCGGTGGCAGCATCGTTTTCCCGTTGCAGGACTGCCGTCATGA